In Paraburkholderia flava, one genomic interval encodes:
- the otsB gene encoding trehalose-phosphatase, with the protein MHAIPAVLSPTETAFFFDFDGTLVELAPTPDGVLVEPGTVELLAELRRLTNGAVAIVSGRGIDSIDAFLGMPDMPIAGLHGAERRDANGDTQRIGFNDDRLLRMEQVLADVVNHHPGMLLEIKGAALALHYRNAPDRETIAREATSRLVADYPGAYVLQPGKMVYEIKPKDVDKGRALRAFLDEPPFAGRRPVFAGDDLTDEKGFAVVNEYDGLSIKVGGGDTIARTRLDSVKALHTWLASIVAAARGA; encoded by the coding sequence ATGCATGCAATTCCGGCAGTTCTGTCTCCGACGGAGACGGCTTTCTTCTTCGATTTCGACGGTACGCTCGTCGAGCTTGCACCGACGCCCGACGGCGTGCTGGTGGAACCCGGCACCGTCGAGTTGCTCGCCGAACTGCGGCGGCTGACGAACGGCGCGGTGGCGATCGTGTCGGGCCGTGGCATCGACAGCATCGACGCGTTTCTCGGCATGCCCGACATGCCGATCGCGGGTCTGCACGGCGCCGAACGGCGCGACGCGAACGGCGACACGCAGCGCATCGGCTTCAACGACGACCGGCTGCTGCGGATGGAGCAGGTGCTCGCCGACGTCGTCAATCATCATCCCGGCATGCTGCTCGAGATCAAGGGTGCCGCGCTCGCGCTGCATTACCGCAATGCACCCGACCGCGAGACCATCGCACGCGAGGCCACGTCGCGCCTCGTCGCGGATTACCCCGGCGCGTACGTGCTGCAGCCCGGCAAGATGGTCTACGAGATCAAACCGAAAGACGTCGACAAGGGCCGCGCGCTGCGCGCGTTTCTCGACGAGCCGCCGTTCGCCGGCCGTCGTCCGGTGTTTGCCGGCGATGATCTCACCGACGAAAAAGGCTTCGCGGTCGTCAACGAATACGATGGACTGTCGATCAAGGTCGGCGGCGGCGACACGATCGCGCGCACGCGTCTCGACTCGGTGAAGGCGCTGCATACGTGGCTCGCGTCGATCGTCGCGGCGGCACGCGGCGCATGA
- the otsA gene encoding alpha,alpha-trehalose-phosphate synthase (UDP-forming): MGRLIIVSNRVAPISEGGPAAGGLAVGVYDALKETGGMWFGWSGDVLASGQPQIKVEERGPVTFATIGLTRRDYDQYYRGFSNATLWPAFHYRPDLLQYDRHEFGGYCRVNAWLAQQLVPLLQPDDVIWVHDYHLIPFAQALRAASVGNRIGFFLHIPFPASQVLLAVPPHRALVEALCSFDLLGFQTAPDLRAFCDYIVNEADGSVDASGEGPHVVRAFGRTLHAADYPIGVYPDEIAALAKAGEPGKAVRTMKATLHARKLIMSVDRLDYSKGLVERFRAFERLLEHVPAQRNHVSFLQIAPPTRADLHAYQDIRLQLEGESGRINGRFAELDWTPILYIHRQYERSVLAALFRTAHVGYVTPLRDGMNLVAKEYVSAQDPEDPGVLVLSRFAGAAQELQGALIVNPVDVDGMADALAAALTMPLAERQARHRDMMVLLRENNVSVWRDRFMSDLQRSGEHA; this comes from the coding sequence ATGGGCCGACTGATCATCGTATCGAACCGCGTAGCGCCGATTTCCGAAGGCGGTCCCGCAGCGGGCGGTCTCGCGGTCGGTGTGTACGACGCGTTGAAGGAAACCGGCGGGATGTGGTTCGGCTGGAGCGGCGACGTACTGGCGTCCGGGCAGCCGCAGATCAAGGTCGAGGAACGCGGCCCCGTGACCTTCGCGACGATCGGCCTCACGCGACGCGATTACGACCAGTACTACCGCGGCTTTTCGAACGCGACGCTGTGGCCCGCGTTCCACTACCGTCCCGATCTGCTGCAATACGACCGGCACGAATTCGGCGGCTACTGTCGCGTCAACGCGTGGCTTGCGCAGCAACTGGTGCCGCTGCTGCAGCCCGACGACGTGATCTGGGTACACGACTATCACCTGATTCCGTTCGCGCAGGCGCTGCGTGCAGCGAGCGTCGGGAATCGCATTGGCTTCTTTCTGCACATTCCGTTTCCTGCGTCGCAGGTGCTGCTCGCGGTGCCGCCGCATCGTGCGCTCGTCGAGGCGCTGTGCTCGTTCGATCTGCTCGGCTTCCAGACCGCCCCCGATCTGCGCGCGTTCTGCGATTACATCGTCAACGAAGCAGACGGCTCGGTCGATGCATCGGGCGAGGGCCCGCACGTCGTGCGCGCGTTCGGCCGCACGCTGCATGCTGCCGATTATCCGATCGGCGTCTATCCCGACGAGATCGCAGCGCTCGCGAAAGCAGGCGAGCCCGGCAAGGCCGTGCGCACGATGAAGGCGACGCTGCATGCGCGCAAGCTGATCATGAGCGTCGACCGGCTCGATTATTCGAAGGGGCTGGTCGAGCGTTTTCGTGCGTTCGAGCGGCTGCTCGAACATGTGCCCGCGCAGCGCAATCACGTGTCGTTCCTGCAGATCGCCCCGCCGACGCGTGCCGATCTGCATGCGTATCAGGACATCCGTCTGCAGCTCGAGGGCGAGTCGGGCCGAATCAATGGGCGCTTCGCCGAACTGGACTGGACGCCGATCCTGTACATCCATCGGCAGTACGAGCGCTCGGTGCTGGCCGCGCTGTTTCGCACCGCGCACGTCGGCTACGTGACGCCGTTGCGCGACGGCATGAATCTCGTCGCGAAGGAATATGTGTCGGCGCAGGACCCGGAGGATCCGGGCGTGCTGGTGCTGTCGCGCTTCGCCGGCGCCGCGCAGGAATTGCAGGGCGCGTTGATCGTGAATCCGGTCGACGTCGACGGCATGGCCGACGCGCTAGCTGCCGCACTGACGATGCCGCTCGCGGAGCGGCAGGCGCGTCATCGCGACATGATGGTGCTGCTGCGGGAGAACAATGTGTCGGTGTGGCGAGATCGCTTTATGAGCGATCTGCAGCGCTCGGGGGAGCATGCCTGA
- a CDS encoding ABC transporter ATP-binding protein, with protein sequence MEHLTIAQRNARNAKLASYADRPLAFLFRFIRRHPVSHAIVLCSVLAAVGCALASQYAIKHLIDVLGTGRHHPGPLWTAFAILVGLIAADNMLWRVGGWVAAHTFVAVTGDLRRDLFQYLSGHSPSYYAEKQPGMLASRITATSNAVYTAENTTAWNVLPPCIAVCGAIVMIIAVNPLMAGGLLLCSAILSVVLYKLAGRGSARHHHFATKAASVDGELVDVISNMGLVRAFGMTFREQKRFGATVKAEMDARQQSLLYLEKLRLLHAVITALLSAGLLGWALWLWDQGKATSGDIVLVSSLGFTILHGTRDLAVALVDVTQHVARLAEAVKTLLEPHGMPDRSDAAELVPQGGRVDFERVTFAYPRRRPILDHFDLHIEPGQRVGLIGKSGAGKSTVLALLQRFYETQGGQIKIDGMDIGAVTQDSLRHAIALVPQDISLFHRTVYENIAYGRPEASREEVLTAAREARCTDFIEAMPEGFDTIVGDRGVKLSGGQRQRIAIARAILKNAPILLLDEATSALDSASEEAIQKALDRLMVGRTVIAIAHRLSTLHNFDRIIVMNSGKVIDDGSPEELRNRPGLYRDLLSKQYGKGTTLHIGGKKVDEQHVA encoded by the coding sequence TTGGAACATTTGACCATCGCACAGCGTAACGCCCGCAACGCAAAGCTCGCGAGCTATGCGGACCGGCCGCTTGCGTTTCTTTTCCGCTTCATCCGTCGTCATCCGGTGTCGCATGCCATCGTGCTGTGCAGCGTGCTCGCCGCGGTGGGCTGCGCGCTCGCGTCGCAGTACGCGATCAAGCATCTGATCGACGTGCTCGGCACCGGCCGGCATCATCCGGGGCCGCTGTGGACCGCGTTCGCGATCCTCGTCGGCCTGATCGCCGCGGACAACATGCTGTGGCGGGTCGGCGGCTGGGTTGCCGCGCACACGTTCGTCGCCGTCACGGGCGACCTGCGGCGCGACCTCTTCCAGTATCTGAGCGGGCATTCGCCGAGCTATTACGCGGAGAAACAGCCCGGCATGCTCGCGAGCCGCATCACGGCAACGTCGAACGCGGTCTATACGGCCGAAAACACCACCGCGTGGAACGTGCTGCCGCCGTGTATCGCGGTGTGCGGCGCGATCGTGATGATCATCGCGGTCAATCCGCTGATGGCCGGCGGCCTGCTGCTGTGTTCGGCGATTCTGTCGGTGGTGCTGTACAAGCTCGCCGGACGCGGCTCCGCGCGCCACCATCATTTCGCGACCAAGGCGGCATCGGTAGACGGCGAGCTCGTCGACGTGATCAGCAACATGGGCCTCGTGCGCGCGTTCGGTATGACCTTTCGCGAGCAGAAGCGCTTCGGCGCGACCGTCAAGGCCGAGATGGATGCGCGGCAGCAGAGCCTGCTGTATCTCGAGAAGCTGCGGCTGCTGCACGCGGTGATCACCGCGCTGCTGTCGGCGGGGCTGCTCGGCTGGGCGCTGTGGCTGTGGGATCAGGGCAAGGCGACGTCGGGCGATATCGTGCTGGTCAGCTCGCTCGGCTTCACGATTCTGCACGGCACGCGCGACCTCGCCGTCGCGCTGGTCGACGTGACGCAGCACGTCGCGCGTCTCGCCGAAGCCGTGAAGACGCTGCTCGAGCCGCACGGGATGCCCGATCGCTCGGACGCGGCCGAACTTGTGCCGCAAGGCGGACGCGTCGACTTCGAGCGCGTCACGTTCGCGTACCCGCGCCGCCGGCCGATCCTCGATCATTTCGATCTGCACATCGAGCCGGGCCAGCGCGTCGGGCTGATCGGCAAATCGGGCGCGGGCAAGTCGACGGTGCTCGCGCTGCTGCAGCGCTTCTACGAAACCCAGGGCGGGCAGATCAAGATCGACGGGATGGATATCGGCGCGGTCACGCAGGACAGCCTGCGCCACGCGATCGCGCTGGTGCCGCAGGACATCTCGCTGTTCCATCGGACGGTCTACGAGAACATCGCGTATGGCCGACCCGAGGCGTCGCGCGAAGAAGTGCTCACTGCGGCCCGCGAAGCGCGCTGCACGGACTTCATCGAAGCGATGCCGGAAGGGTTCGACACGATCGTCGGCGACCGCGGCGTGAAACTGTCGGGCGGGCAACGGCAGCGGATCGCGATCGCGCGCGCGATCCTGAAGAATGCGCCGATCCTGCTGCTCGACGAAGCAACGTCGGCACTCGACAGCGCATCGGAAGAAGCGATCCAGAAAGCACTCGACCGGCTGATGGTCGGCCGCACGGTGATCGCGATCGCGCACCGGCTATCGACGCTGCACAACTTCGACCGGATCATCGTGATGAATTCGGGCAAGGTCATCGACGACGGCAGCCCCGAAGAGTTGCGCAATCGGCCGGGCCTTTATCGCGATCTGCTGTCGAAGCAGTACGGCAAGGGGACGACGCTGCATATCGGCGGCAAGAAGGTCGACGAGCAGCACGTCGCGTAA
- a CDS encoding glycosyltransferase family 4 protein, translating into MRIAQIAPLHEAVPPKLYGGTERVVSYLTEALVEQGHDVTLFASGDSQTSAKLEAFWPQALRLDPTIRDTMAPHMLLLEEVRRRADEFDVLHFHIDYYPFSLFSRQPVPHLTTLHGRLDLPELQPIFNTFNDVPVVSISDNQRMPLPQANWASTVYHGLPENLLTPLKDTKPGYLAFLGRISPEKRLDTAIRIAQQAGMPLKVAAKLDKADRAYYEEVIKPLMSLPHVEYIGEISEGEKAEFLGGAHALLFPIDWPEPFGLVMIEAMACGTPVIAFKRGSVPEVIENGVSGFVVEDEISAVAAVNRLHTLPRETVRKAFEARFSSKVMAKNYVAVYEELLRQKRRTVLREVNAG; encoded by the coding sequence ATGCGAATCGCTCAAATTGCTCCGCTGCACGAAGCGGTTCCGCCGAAGCTGTATGGCGGTACCGAACGCGTGGTGTCGTACCTGACCGAAGCGCTGGTCGAACAGGGGCATGACGTGACGCTCTTCGCGAGCGGCGATTCGCAGACTTCGGCGAAACTCGAAGCGTTCTGGCCGCAGGCCTTGCGTCTCGACCCGACCATCCGCGACACGATGGCCCCGCACATGCTGCTGCTCGAAGAAGTGCGCCGTCGCGCGGACGAATTCGATGTGCTGCATTTCCACATCGACTACTACCCGTTCTCGCTGTTCTCGCGTCAGCCGGTCCCGCATCTGACCACGCTGCACGGCCGTCTCGACCTGCCGGAACTGCAACCCATCTTCAATACGTTCAACGACGTGCCGGTCGTGTCGATCTCCGACAACCAGCGCATGCCGTTGCCGCAGGCGAACTGGGCATCGACCGTTTATCACGGTCTGCCGGAAAACCTGCTGACGCCGCTCAAGGACACCAAGCCGGGCTACCTCGCGTTCCTCGGCCGTATCTCGCCGGAAAAGCGTCTCGACACCGCGATCCGCATCGCGCAGCAGGCAGGCATGCCGCTCAAGGTCGCAGCGAAGCTCGACAAGGCCGACCGTGCCTACTATGAAGAAGTCATCAAGCCGCTGATGTCGCTGCCGCACGTCGAGTACATCGGCGAAATCAGCGAAGGCGAGAAGGCCGAATTCCTCGGCGGCGCGCACGCGTTGCTGTTCCCGATCGACTGGCCGGAGCCCTTCGGTCTGGTGATGATCGAAGCGATGGCCTGCGGCACGCCGGTGATCGCGTTCAAGCGCGGTTCGGTGCCGGAAGTGATCGAAAACGGCGTGTCGGGTTTCGTTGTCGAAGACGAAATCAGCGCGGTTGCCGCTGTGAACCGTCTGCACACGCTGCCGCGTGAAACGGTGCGCAAGGCATTCGAAGCGCGTTTCTCGTCGAAGGTGATGGCGAAGAACTACGTCGCCGTGTACGAAGAGCTGCTGCGTCAGAAGCGTCGTACGGTGCTGCGCGAAGTCAACGCCGGTTAA